A part of Saccharomonospora amisosensis genomic DNA contains:
- a CDS encoding class III extradiol dioxygenase subunit beta, which translates to MARVVWGLATSHVPSIGAAMDNHKTEDPYWKPLFDGYEPARRWLAEHRPDVAVIVYNDHANSIDLDMVPTFAIGTAESYAVADEGWGRRPVPPVAGAPELSEHLVTELVDSSFDITTIHQLDVDHGLTVPLSVAYPDPGEAWPCAVVPVLVNVIQYPQPTAARCYALGKALGRAIRSFPQDLKVAVFGTGGMSHQLAGARAGLINERFDRMFLETVEGDPEALAALTREDYVREAGTEGIELIMWLVMRGALSDKILRVHDTYHVPASNTAAALALFEDLGDGDGAPA; encoded by the coding sequence TTGGCTAGGGTCGTCTGGGGACTCGCCACCTCGCACGTGCCGTCGATCGGTGCGGCGATGGACAACCACAAGACCGAGGATCCCTACTGGAAGCCGCTGTTCGACGGGTACGAGCCCGCGCGGCGGTGGCTGGCGGAGCACAGGCCGGACGTGGCGGTGATCGTCTACAACGACCACGCCAACTCCATCGACCTCGACATGGTGCCGACGTTCGCGATCGGCACCGCCGAGTCCTACGCCGTCGCAGACGAGGGCTGGGGCCGCAGGCCGGTGCCGCCGGTGGCCGGTGCGCCCGAGCTGAGCGAGCACCTGGTGACCGAACTCGTCGACTCCTCGTTCGACATCACGACCATCCACCAGCTCGACGTCGACCACGGGCTGACGGTGCCGCTTTCGGTGGCCTACCCGGACCCGGGTGAGGCGTGGCCGTGCGCTGTGGTGCCGGTGCTGGTCAACGTCATCCAGTACCCGCAGCCCACCGCGGCGCGCTGCTACGCGCTCGGCAAGGCACTCGGTCGGGCCATCCGGTCGTTCCCTCAGGACCTCAAGGTCGCCGTCTTCGGTACCGGCGGCATGTCGCACCAGTTGGCGGGCGCGCGAGCCGGGTTGATCAACGAGCGCTTCGACCGGATGTTCCTGGAGACCGTGGAGGGTGACCCGGAGGCGCTCGCCGCGTTGACGCGCGAGGACTACGTCCGGGAGGCGGGCACCGAGGGCATCGAGCTGATCATGTGGCTGGTGATGCGCGGCGCGCTGAGCGACAAGATCCTGCGCGTGCACGACACCTACCATGTCCCCGCGTCGAACACCGCGGCCGCGCTGGCGCTGTTCGAGGACCTCGGCGACGGCGATGGAGCACCCGCATGA
- a CDS encoding protocatechuate 3,4-dioxygenase: MTKARDNYVLDLRASRRGYALNRLCGSLKDEENRRRFSEDEAAYCDAYGLTPEQKKAVLERDWTAMLELGGSIFYTFKLAMLDNKSMQYLGGVFTGMSAEEFTAAMRSGGRKFG; the protein is encoded by the coding sequence ATGACCAAGGCCCGTGACAACTATGTGCTGGACCTGCGGGCCAGCAGGCGGGGATATGCGCTGAACCGGTTGTGCGGTTCGTTGAAGGACGAGGAGAACCGCAGGCGGTTCAGCGAGGACGAAGCCGCCTACTGCGACGCCTACGGGTTGACACCGGAGCAGAAGAAGGCCGTCCTCGAACGGGACTGGACCGCGATGCTCGAACTCGGCGGCTCGATCTTCTACACGTTCAAGCTCGCCATGTTGGACAACAAGTCGATGCAGTACCTCGGTGGGGTCTTCACCGGGATGTCGGCCGAGGAGTTCACCGCGGCCATGCGTTCGGGAGGGCGGAAATTTGGCTAG